The Mycetohabitans endofungorum genome contains a region encoding:
- a CDS encoding DUF6013 family protein, which produces MMSSRLCTRYCAAIRRVVAWLGPLVLPMVLVVPVSAMAQLQPLPEASAPRVKYTVKVTSKTYGNAEQTRIVRSGQTDDYTWRMPAPGAPPSVPPRCPGASGVPVDATGTPIRQIQLRLAPIVDNHVANLQLYFNGRAVQGTSTVMVDGKPLACPKTVLFTQVTRLSLPINGKTKTLTLSDGTRLSLSAQY; this is translated from the coding sequence ATGATGTCAAGCCGTTTGTGCACCCGATACTGCGCAGCAATCCGCCGTGTCGTGGCGTGGCTGGGACCGTTGGTGCTGCCCATGGTACTCGTCGTGCCGGTGAGCGCCATGGCGCAGCTGCAACCGTTGCCCGAGGCGTCTGCACCGCGGGTGAAGTACACCGTCAAGGTGACGTCGAAAACGTACGGTAATGCGGAGCAAACGCGTATCGTCCGCTCCGGACAGACCGATGACTACACGTGGCGCATGCCCGCTCCCGGAGCGCCACCCTCGGTGCCGCCGCGTTGCCCCGGCGCGTCCGGCGTGCCAGTCGATGCTACTGGCACGCCGATCCGGCAAATCCAACTCAGGCTCGCCCCGATCGTTGATAACCATGTGGCGAACCTGCAACTGTACTTCAACGGCCGCGCGGTGCAGGGCACATCGACCGTGATGGTCGATGGCAAGCCGTTGGCCTGTCCCAAAACCGTGTTGTTCACCCAAGTCACCCGGCTATCGTTACCGATCAATGGCAAGACGAAGACGTTGACGTTGTCGGACGGCACGCGGTTGTCGCTGTCCGCCCAGTACTAG